A single window of Candidatus Poribacteria bacterium DNA harbors:
- a CDS encoding RNA-guided endonuclease TnpB family protein, with translation MALRPERAQVSWFYQQCGYAKFAYNSALSDFKAELASDNFLSMYDLNRRFNAKKKAFDWTKAQDQRAAMYAIHNLGSAIDNWRKKRAKFPRLKKRGCRHSYTTDEQSVRMEGKHIKLPKIGWVKTFEELRFKGKIVSVTISRTAHRWFASVSVELQPPIHRCPASSEFVDWFASHTDIGTPNLIERSIYPTIGIDVGISTLATLDDGRKYENPKALKRYERKLKREQRKLSRKVFLSKNWYKQKRKVERLHYRIACIRRDAHHKATTEILIGVSSVGIETLQITNLLKNRKLSKVLSDAALGGFLGKLKTKAASLGIPIFQADRFFASSKTCSMCGHKKDDLTLSERQYHCSNCGTSIDRDVNAAINLKTLAVGQTES, from the coding sequence ATGGCATTACGCCCGGAGCGCGCGCAGGTATCTTGGTTTTACCAGCAATGCGGTTATGCGAAGTTTGCCTACAATTCTGCATTGTCTGATTTTAAGGCGGAACTCGCATCGGATAATTTCTTATCTATGTATGATCTAAACAGACGCTTTAACGCGAAAAAGAAAGCGTTTGATTGGACGAAAGCACAAGATCAACGTGCTGCGATGTATGCTATCCACAACCTCGGTTCTGCTATAGACAACTGGAGGAAAAAGCGGGCGAAGTTTCCAAGACTGAAAAAACGAGGTTGCAGGCACTCCTATACAACCGATGAGCAATCCGTCCGCATGGAAGGTAAACATATCAAGCTACCCAAAATCGGTTGGGTCAAAACGTTTGAGGAATTGCGCTTTAAAGGAAAAATCGTATCCGTTACCATATCAAGAACTGCACATCGTTGGTTTGCGTCTGTATCTGTAGAACTGCAACCCCCTATCCACCGATGTCCAGCATCATCAGAGTTTGTGGATTGGTTTGCATCTCATACCGATATTGGAACACCAAACCTGATTGAGCGTTCAATCTACCCCACAATCGGTATAGACGTAGGTATTTCCACATTAGCGACACTTGATGATGGCAGAAAATACGAAAACCCGAAGGCATTAAAGCGTTACGAGCGAAAACTCAAGCGAGAACAACGCAAGTTAAGTCGAAAGGTGTTCTTGTCTAAAAATTGGTATAAGCAAAAGCGAAAAGTGGAGCGACTCCATTATCGCATTGCGTGTATCCGTCGCGACGCTCACCATAAAGCAACAACTGAGATTCTCATAGGTGTCAGTAGTGTTGGTATAGAAACGCTACAGATCACGAACCTGCTAAAGAATAGGAAACTCTCAAAGGTGTTATCAGACGCTGCGCTTGGCGGTTTCCTTGGGAAACTCAAGACGAAAGCCGCGTCCCTGGGTATACCTATTTTTCAAGCCGATCGGTTCTTTGCCTCAAGTAAAACATGTAGCATGTGCGGACATAAGAAAGACGACTTAACACTTTCGGAGAGACAGTATCATTGTAGCAACTGCGGAACGTCTATAGATCGAGATGTTAACGCAGCTATCAATTTAAAAACCCTCGCCGTCGGGCAGACGGAGAGCTAA
- the fdhD gene encoding formate dehydrogenase accessory sulfurtransferase FdhD translates to MHPTSTKLITRWSDAKPARVKDELVVEEPLEIRVGQQSLIVVMRTPGHDFELAAGFLYTESLITSGDDIEIIAYCDEESSEMPPAGLSSWQNIVNVRLVKELDLETQSGWQRNFHANASCGLCGKMTIESVRQQVSPLDSGFRVNQDVFYKLNDRLRKAQSVFEKTGGLHAAGLFNEKGELLIVREDIGRHNAVDKVIGQAVLADLVPLDRHILMVSGRASFEIVQKALFARIPIIVAVSAASTLAVDLAKEGNLTLVGFMRGQSMAVYSCPERICSGE, encoded by the coding sequence ATGCACCCAACATCCACAAAACTTATCACGCGTTGGTCAGACGCTAAACCTGCCCGGGTCAAAGACGAGTTGGTTGTTGAAGAACCGCTGGAAATTCGGGTCGGGCAACAAAGTTTGATCGTTGTGATGCGGACTCCCGGACACGATTTTGAACTCGCCGCAGGTTTTCTGTATACGGAAAGCCTCATAACTTCTGGTGATGACATCGAAATCATTGCCTACTGTGATGAAGAGAGTTCTGAAATGCCGCCTGCCGGTTTATCGTCGTGGCAGAATATCGTCAATGTTCGCCTTGTGAAAGAACTGGACCTTGAGACACAATCGGGGTGGCAACGGAACTTTCACGCGAATGCAAGCTGCGGACTCTGTGGCAAAATGACGATTGAATCTGTGCGGCAGCAGGTGTCGCCATTGGATTCGGGATTCCGTGTGAATCAAGATGTGTTCTATAAACTCAACGATCGGTTAAGAAAAGCACAATCTGTTTTTGAAAAAACAGGTGGACTCCACGCCGCGGGGCTATTCAATGAAAAGGGTGAACTTCTAATTGTCAGAGAGGACATCGGCAGACACAACGCTGTTGATAAAGTCATTGGACAAGCAGTATTGGCTGACTTGGTGCCACTTGACCGTCATATTCTGATGGTAAGTGGTCGTGCGAGTTTTGAAATCGTGCAGAAGGCACTCTTTGCCCGCATCCCGATTATTGTCGCTGTTTCCGCTGCATCAACACTTGCGGTTGACCTTGCTAAGGAGGGTAACCTCACGTTAGTAGGCTTCATGCGAGGGCAGAGCATGGCAGTCTATAGCTGCCCGGAGCGGATTTGCAGTGGTGAGTGA
- a CDS encoding tetratricopeptide repeat protein yields MLPQKFVKHTHTKKQKAYRLFALIVPAILLLCQSPVYSEQYVIVESENGDRLTGTWIGGTDTHFEIEYNGQTLKLPVAGYTLKFTSDLAHVPDRTATKYYDNGLALLELGLPELAQRRFEAAIEEYPKYPAAHYQLGLLYKANGDNANALERFRSAALLDAPSFDLVPHFHALGDIALANEDYAVAVDNYQLILTYYPEHADIPMLSYLTGFLLVEELENYSIGLPLLELAIKEYPDMAGHEKALFLIGKLQAETDQLEDALHTLEMFVTRYPGSEWIYDAHLIRAAAYLKLGRLKEAANEAILVDDISDDVEIEERAKKILDQTKWTVYTEADGLPDNHIQAIAPDDTQLWIGTPKGVRQFQTVHGKWIPIEGPAQLINTALENVPDVRTIAVNEQEIWVGTRFQGAVHYSKLTGKIEFYSPAEGLPAWVKDIKMDETEVWFATDTGIIRKIRNSDGPLLPYNSYNSGLPADNIETLLLTPKTVWAASADGVIGIFDREIKGWDSYHSTAIREGITIVDLSTAEAQLLFTWFNAEEKSQGYFQADLDGLNGKSTTLDRGIENENDLRNIYIRGALDTSPIVQEEPEEIPVEETPDPTISEFSSEIAGLEVEPPPPKPQIPLVLWITTNDDFYTYHTRPQTWEYVAMPQITRGELTTKALVVINNRVWIATSNGLVSTSIQ; encoded by the coding sequence ATGTTGCCTCAGAAATTCGTAAAACACACGCATACAAAAAAACAGAAAGCTTACCGATTATTTGCATTGATAGTTCCAGCCATCCTGTTACTCTGCCAGTCCCCTGTCTACAGCGAACAATATGTCATTGTTGAAAGTGAAAACGGTGACAGGCTCACAGGGACTTGGATCGGGGGGACCGATACCCATTTTGAAATCGAGTACAATGGACAGACTTTAAAACTTCCAGTGGCAGGATATACGCTCAAATTCACATCAGATTTGGCTCACGTTCCGGATAGAACCGCCACGAAGTATTATGACAATGGACTTGCACTACTGGAGTTGGGGCTCCCTGAATTAGCACAACGGCGATTTGAAGCTGCAATCGAAGAATATCCAAAATATCCGGCTGCGCACTACCAACTCGGCTTACTTTACAAAGCAAATGGCGACAACGCAAACGCATTGGAGCGATTTCGTTCTGCAGCACTCCTTGATGCCCCAAGTTTTGACTTAGTTCCACACTTCCATGCGCTTGGAGATATTGCTCTTGCCAACGAAGATTATGCTGTTGCAGTGGATAATTACCAATTGATTCTAACTTATTATCCAGAACATGCGGACATACCAATGCTAAGCTACCTCACCGGATTCCTACTCGTTGAAGAATTGGAGAATTATAGCATCGGGCTACCGCTCCTTGAGCTGGCGATCAAAGAATATCCTGACATGGCGGGACATGAAAAAGCACTATTCCTGATTGGAAAACTACAAGCAGAAACAGATCAGTTGGAAGATGCGCTGCATACTTTAGAGATGTTTGTTACACGCTATCCGGGAAGCGAATGGATTTACGATGCACACCTCATCCGTGCGGCGGCCTATCTGAAACTCGGTAGACTGAAAGAAGCAGCGAATGAAGCGATCCTCGTTGATGACATCAGCGACGATGTAGAGATAGAAGAACGCGCAAAAAAGATTCTGGACCAGACGAAGTGGACCGTTTACACCGAGGCAGATGGACTCCCCGACAACCATATCCAAGCGATTGCTCCGGATGACACGCAGCTATGGATAGGGACCCCAAAAGGTGTAAGGCAATTTCAGACTGTGCATGGTAAATGGATACCGATTGAAGGTCCAGCGCAGTTGATTAACACCGCCTTAGAAAATGTACCGGATGTGAGAACCATCGCAGTGAACGAACAGGAAATATGGGTGGGGACGCGTTTTCAAGGTGCTGTTCATTACAGCAAGTTAACAGGCAAAATTGAGTTCTATTCCCCAGCAGAAGGTCTCCCCGCGTGGGTCAAGGACATCAAGATGGACGAAACGGAGGTTTGGTTCGCTACAGATACTGGAATTATACGTAAGATTCGCAATAGTGACGGACCCCTCCTCCCTTACAATAGTTACAACAGTGGTCTCCCCGCAGATAATATCGAAACCTTGTTACTAACACCCAAAACAGTTTGGGCTGCCTCAGCAGATGGCGTTATCGGAATATTTGACCGAGAAATTAAGGGGTGGGATTCCTATCATTCCACTGCCATTCGAGAGGGCATAACGATTGTTGACCTCAGTACTGCAGAAGCGCAGCTGCTTTTTACATGGTTCAACGCCGAGGAAAAATCTCAAGGTTATTTCCAAGCAGACTTAGATGGACTGAACGGAAAATCGACGACTCTCGATAGGGGCATAGAGAATGAGAATGACCTAAGGAATATTTACATTAGAGGTGCCCTGGACACCTCACCCATAGTCCAAGAAGAGCCTGAGGAAATACCAGTAGAAGAAACACCGGACCCGACAATATCCGAATTTTCGTCGGAAATAGCAGGATTAGAAGTAGAACCACCGCCACCCAAGCCACAAATTCCGTTAGTGTTGTGGATAACAACGAACGATGATTTTTACACGTATCACACACGTCCTCAGACATGGGAATATGTGGCAATGCCTCAGATAACCAGAGGTGAATTGACAACAAAAGCCCTTGTTGTAATAAACAATAGGGTATGGATAGCAACCAGTAACGGCTTAGTAAGCACGAGCATTCAATGA
- a CDS encoding TonB-dependent receptor translates to MEKPLSILFLLVLTALPALAETGDVQGTVYQQSTGKPLASADVRITETEQTQKTDENGIFRFIELPEGTYTFVVTHPLEPVPTEISVDISSGDTTEIKIHLGAAFKLETVVVEGKRLPRTVSRTEIRGSELLRIPGAANDALKGLTTLPSIGIPNDYFGVLYIRGSEPGSNLYYLDRTPLGYPFHWGGLLSTISSETIETIDIYAGGYGAEFGLDSQAVLDIHARDSITERFDGKFNLNIFYSEGLLEGKIGEKGYVSASGRRSYFDLIAGRIYESQTGDTQQFPYFSDYQLKFVYPLTENHSLTLNAFAATDHFHVETEEEADDDMEIDDPFESSAFFKNGFNGQGIHLRSEFTENLTSNLSLTRSLNFLDIDLDAVISETTLTDENDEIISKYRDSIEYNLKVNVPVYTLREDVSYRLTPTLQLEPGFLLAFSPANSTEHSSYPSFEEEVPDDETASELFQTDPTKVTFDDDGTPRIRTTETRDYEFGHDLQRAEGYLQTRFDPLPALSVALGVRVDYLDVIEQVSIQPRGSISIKLPIGSNLRFAYGHYEQSPQLSELLSENGNAALKSSLARHYIMEIEHELSSRTEFKFATYYKDIQKLITPDEVSNYLNQGVGYVGGAELFLRHRVPDKFFGWISYAYTHAERRENPDVTYQPYLFDNTHIVSIVANYNFNPDFEIGAKWQYLSGTAEAPINSIVLIQDPVTRGLNPLFASFSRLLGAKLTPYHKLDLRISRKWNFMGMKIGGFIEVLNVYNRKNTIEFIQNEGTFEVQGEEVTIEEREVGTARQLPLLPYVGLTLEF, encoded by the coding sequence ATGGAAAAGCCATTATCTATTCTATTTTTGTTGGTGCTTACTGCCTTACCTGCCCTTGCCGAAACCGGCGATGTTCAAGGAACTGTCTATCAGCAAAGCACAGGAAAACCCCTTGCATCCGCTGATGTCCGTATTACCGAAACAGAACAAACGCAAAAAACCGATGAAAACGGTATCTTCCGCTTCATCGAACTCCCCGAAGGGACTTATACTTTTGTTGTTACGCATCCGCTTGAACCGGTACCTACAGAAATCTCCGTTGACATCAGCAGCGGTGATACTACCGAAATCAAAATACACCTCGGCGCAGCCTTTAAGCTCGAAACAGTGGTGGTGGAAGGGAAACGCCTCCCCCGCACGGTGAGCCGCACGGAAATCCGTGGCAGTGAACTCCTACGGATTCCCGGTGCTGCCAATGACGCACTCAAAGGACTAACGACGCTCCCCAGTATCGGCATCCCAAACGACTACTTTGGTGTGCTTTACATCCGTGGGAGTGAACCCGGATCAAACCTTTACTATCTCGACCGGACACCGCTCGGTTATCCATTTCATTGGGGTGGTTTGTTGTCAACCATCAGTTCAGAAACCATTGAAACAATTGACATCTATGCTGGCGGATACGGCGCGGAATTCGGATTGGATTCGCAAGCGGTGCTTGACATCCACGCACGCGACAGCATTACAGAGCGGTTCGATGGGAAATTTAACCTCAATATTTTTTATTCTGAAGGGTTGCTTGAAGGAAAAATCGGAGAGAAGGGATACGTTTCCGCCTCAGGACGACGAAGTTACTTCGATCTCATTGCTGGACGGATTTATGAAAGCCAGACGGGGGATACACAACAGTTTCCCTATTTTTCGGATTATCAACTCAAATTCGTCTATCCACTGACTGAAAATCACAGCCTCACACTTAATGCATTCGCCGCAACTGACCATTTTCATGTTGAGACAGAGGAAGAGGCAGATGATGATATGGAAATAGACGATCCTTTTGAGTCCTCTGCCTTTTTCAAAAATGGATTTAACGGACAAGGCATCCATCTGCGTTCAGAATTCACCGAAAATCTCACATCTAATCTATCACTGACCCGTTCACTCAATTTTCTTGATATAGACTTAGATGCGGTTATATCAGAGACTACCCTTACAGATGAAAACGATGAGATTATCTCTAAGTACAGGGATTCTATCGAGTATAACTTAAAGGTTAACGTCCCTGTCTATACTCTCCGCGAAGACGTATCCTACAGGCTAACACCTACACTCCAACTTGAACCCGGGTTTCTCCTCGCGTTCAGCCCGGCAAACAGTACGGAGCATTCCAGTTACCCGTCATTTGAAGAAGAAGTACCAGATGACGAGACAGCGAGCGAACTGTTTCAAACAGATCCAACGAAAGTAACGTTTGACGATGATGGAACGCCGCGGATACGCACAACTGAAACCAGAGACTACGAATTTGGACACGATTTACAACGCGCCGAAGGCTATCTACAAACACGATTTGATCCGCTACCGGCACTTTCAGTCGCGCTCGGTGTACGGGTCGATTACCTGGATGTGATAGAGCAGGTTTCCATTCAACCGCGTGGGAGTATAAGCATCAAACTTCCGATCGGTTCTAACCTCCGGTTCGCTTATGGACACTACGAACAAAGTCCACAACTGTCTGAGCTGCTATCAGAGAATGGGAACGCAGCGTTAAAATCGAGCCTCGCACGCCACTATATCATGGAAATAGAACACGAACTTTCATCACGCACCGAATTCAAGTTTGCCACCTACTACAAAGACATCCAGAAACTAATAACACCCGATGAGGTCTCAAATTATCTCAATCAAGGCGTTGGGTACGTCGGCGGTGCAGAATTGTTCCTACGGCACAGAGTTCCAGACAAATTCTTTGGCTGGATTTCGTATGCCTACACGCACGCCGAGCGTCGAGAAAATCCTGATGTTACATATCAACCTTACCTTTTTGATAACACACACATCGTTAGCATTGTGGCAAACTATAACTTTAACCCAGATTTTGAGATCGGCGCGAAGTGGCAGTATCTCAGCGGTACCGCCGAAGCACCTATCAACTCCATCGTTCTCATCCAAGATCCAGTGACGCGCGGATTGAACCCCCTCTTCGCAAGTTTTAGCCGCCTCTTAGGTGCTAAACTGACCCCCTATCACAAGTTAGATTTGCGGATAAGTCGCAAATGGAACTTCATGGGCATGAAAATAGGCGGATTCATCGAAGTTCTCAATGTATACAACCGCAAAAATACCATCGAGTTTATCCAGAATGAAGGAACATTTGAAGTACAAGGTGAGGAAGTCACAATTGAAGAACGCGAGGTCGGAACAGCCAGGCAACTTCCATTGCTGCCTTATGTTGGGTTGACACTTGAATTTTAA
- a CDS encoding helicase-related protein, giving the protein MAKQESHDFRRGSVNETNLPITELKTTFQDAIAEGPVVIVAPTGSGKSTQVPPWCAALSDKPVLVVEPRRVACRSLARWVAQQRGEPLGHSVGYTVRFEDVSSDALTRIRFVTPGVALRYAAGPELDQYGTIILDEFHERGVETDLFLAICRKKRRDARLVIMSATIAARQLAQFVGGQVLRAEGRVYPVKVRYLGGAVVPTAHNLVERVEPGIKRALKETTGNILVFLPGKGEINACHDALRKMRNVEFVPLHGDLSADAQDLAFEAQSEYRRIILATNVAETSITLPGITAVLDTGLVRQRVHQSRRIVLALRPISQASAEQRRGRAGRLGPGVCYRLWEEHGQLEQETPPEIRREDLTQFVLTVAATGYRPQDLTFLDAPPDFAVERAQTALKRWGVLSDDGMLTTEGAKICALPIDPLHARLLVKAPLSLRRDLVDLIATLERPAPLWRPMVGMSAERQEAVQNARQKDLFRDGCDATTAIRTLRCGDAKRHHLHRTALAECRRIATQLRTFFQLPSVMKENASPQPDRAALIAYLLREWETCAYVQRRKGMGWGNEQGEVLLDSDSLLPEGQHAALILETIGIGKGTRVQLMGRTAMPCAFADLVDAGIGTSQITTPRLEGEDIVAEVVTEYAGREIGRERRPLHGELLREALASLILSGSVFLGAGEQLTRAIHAWTLQCALQTSEITVLTPHEWLVSQLAVLGVEVAEEWKLLSPEDLVFTEIDADTIAEIEAQYPKEFSVNGAKFSVEYHPAEKLVMLRWERGIRQPTLSSVLLPRWNNWKVQLDLRGQVRTVRPTS; this is encoded by the coding sequence ATGGCGAAACAAGAATCCCACGACTTTAGACGTGGGAGTGTCAACGAAACGAATCTTCCGATTACAGAATTGAAGACAACATTTCAGGATGCGATAGCGGAAGGTCCCGTGGTGATTGTGGCACCAACTGGCAGTGGAAAATCGACACAAGTTCCGCCGTGGTGTGCTGCACTATCAGATAAACCGGTGCTTGTTGTTGAACCGAGACGCGTTGCATGCCGTTCGCTCGCACGGTGGGTTGCACAGCAGCGTGGCGAACCCTTAGGGCACTCAGTTGGCTATACGGTGCGTTTTGAAGATGTCAGTTCCGATGCCTTAACCCGCATCCGTTTTGTCACGCCCGGTGTAGCATTGCGATATGCCGCTGGACCGGAATTGGATCAATACGGCACTATCATCTTGGATGAGTTTCATGAGCGCGGTGTAGAGACAGACCTGTTCCTCGCGATATGCCGAAAGAAACGACGCGACGCGAGACTCGTTATCATGTCCGCCACAATAGCCGCACGACAACTCGCACAATTTGTTGGTGGGCAGGTGCTGCGTGCAGAGGGACGCGTCTATCCTGTCAAAGTGCGATACCTTGGTGGAGCGGTTGTGCCGACAGCCCATAATTTGGTGGAACGCGTTGAACCGGGGATTAAGCGTGCACTCAAAGAGACGACAGGGAATATATTGGTTTTCCTTCCGGGCAAAGGTGAAATTAACGCATGCCACGACGCGCTTCGTAAAATGCGGAATGTGGAATTTGTTCCGCTCCACGGTGATTTGTCCGCCGATGCCCAGGACCTCGCATTTGAGGCGCAATCCGAATATCGCCGAATTATCCTCGCAACCAACGTTGCCGAAACATCAATCACACTTCCAGGGATTACCGCTGTTTTGGATACTGGATTGGTGCGCCAGCGTGTCCATCAAAGCAGGCGGATTGTCTTGGCGTTACGTCCCATCTCGCAAGCCTCAGCTGAGCAACGTCGCGGACGTGCAGGTCGCCTCGGTCCGGGAGTCTGCTACAGACTCTGGGAAGAACACGGGCAACTTGAACAGGAAACACCTCCAGAGATTCGTCGGGAGGATTTGACGCAATTCGTGCTCACTGTTGCCGCAACGGGTTATCGTCCACAGGACTTGACGTTTCTCGATGCACCCCCTGATTTCGCGGTGGAACGCGCACAAACCGCATTGAAGCGTTGGGGGGTTCTCTCTGACGATGGCATGCTCACAACAGAGGGTGCCAAGATCTGTGCATTACCCATTGACCCCCTTCACGCCCGATTGTTGGTAAAGGCTCCCCTCTCGCTCCGACGCGATCTGGTTGATCTCATTGCGACCTTGGAACGTCCTGCGCCGTTATGGCGACCTATGGTCGGTATGTCAGCTGAACGACAAGAGGCGGTTCAAAATGCTCGTCAGAAAGACCTTTTTCGTGATGGGTGCGATGCGACAACGGCAATCCGGACGTTGCGCTGCGGCGATGCGAAACGGCATCACCTCCATAGAACTGCCCTCGCTGAGTGTCGCAGAATCGCAACGCAGCTCAGGACGTTCTTTCAGTTGCCGTCTGTCATGAAAGAAAATGCATCACCGCAACCCGACCGCGCGGCACTGATCGCTTATCTCTTACGTGAATGGGAAACTTGCGCTTATGTGCAGAGACGGAAAGGGATGGGATGGGGAAATGAACAGGGAGAGGTCTTGCTCGATTCCGATTCACTCCTGCCGGAAGGGCAGCACGCCGCTTTGATTTTGGAAACCATTGGCATTGGGAAAGGCACGCGCGTTCAATTGATGGGACGCACTGCCATGCCTTGCGCTTTTGCTGACCTCGTTGATGCAGGAATCGGAACTTCTCAGATCACCACACCGAGACTTGAGGGTGAAGACATCGTCGCGGAGGTAGTGACCGAATATGCGGGAAGAGAGATCGGACGCGAACGGCGACCGCTACATGGCGAATTACTGAGAGAGGCGTTGGCATCGCTCATTCTCTCTGGATCCGTGTTCCTTGGTGCTGGTGAGCAGCTGACACGGGCGATTCATGCTTGGACCCTGCAGTGCGCGCTACAAACCTCGGAAATAACAGTGTTGACACCACACGAATGGTTGGTTTCACAGTTGGCTGTGTTGGGTGTGGAGGTCGCCGAGGAATGGAAACTTCTTTCGCCGGAGGATTTGGTCTTCACAGAAATAGACGCTGACACCATCGCTGAAATTGAGGCACAGTATCCAAAAGAATTTTCTGTCAACGGTGCGAAGTTCAGCGTCGAATACCATCCTGCCGAAAAACTTGTCATGTTGCGATGGGAGCGCGGCATTCGTCAACCGACGTTGAGTTCGGTATTACTCCCACGCTGGAACAATTGGAAAGTGCAGCTTGACCTCCGTGGACAGGTGCGGACAGTGCGTCCCACTTCTTAA